A stretch of Desulfobacter hydrogenophilus DNA encodes these proteins:
- a CDS encoding TetR/AcrR family transcriptional regulator produces the protein MKKIELKKKLKLNSIVKAAQALFQSNGFIGTSMDKIADKAGVTKQTVYRYFDSKEALFKAALDLNRLEATTHDFQEALNLEDPTEALETFATGFIERHLSKEHLANIRLLVSEGPMVPEITRVFYAMGPRRMRTRLSQFLKDRFNIEDAEYEIGVFLDILLSLRMPVLTGLHAPPSRESLRRHAAKAVKVLMKLLDL, from the coding sequence ATGAAAAAAATAGAGTTAAAGAAAAAGTTAAAGTTAAACAGCATCGTTAAAGCCGCGCAAGCGTTGTTTCAATCCAATGGCTTCATCGGTACCAGTATGGATAAAATTGCCGACAAGGCCGGTGTCACCAAACAAACGGTATACCGGTATTTCGATTCGAAGGAGGCCCTTTTCAAGGCGGCTCTGGACCTGAATCGCCTGGAGGCGACCACCCATGATTTCCAGGAGGCACTGAACCTGGAAGATCCCACAGAGGCCTTGGAAACCTTTGCAACCGGATTCATTGAAAGACATTTGTCCAAAGAGCATCTGGCAAACATCCGTTTGCTGGTATCCGAGGGCCCCATGGTGCCTGAAATAACCCGCGTCTTTTATGCCATGGGTCCCCGACGGATGAGAACCCGCCTTTCACAATTTTTAAAGGACAGATTTAACATAGAAGACGCCGAATACGAGATTGGCGTTTTTCTCGACATTCTTCTTTCCCTGCGCATGCCTGTACTTACCGGCCTGCATGCGCCTCCGTCCCGGGAAAGTCTCCGGCGGCATGCTGCCAAAGCCGTCAAGGTTCTCATGAAATTACTCGATTTATAA
- a CDS encoding HTH domain-containing protein: protein MTVLSPLKVCDPWAACCAKSFSDKPGSQPDLTPVQTRILQVLKETGGLERQELAERLKLSEEELKRDFATLRHMEKVRAEKKDGCIILSLS, encoded by the coding sequence ATGACCGTACTTTCTCCGTTGAAGGTATGCGATCCATGGGCTGCATGCTGCGCCAAGTCCTTTTCGGATAAACCCGGTTCCCAGCCGGATTTAACCCCGGTGCAGACACGGATCCTGCAGGTTTTAAAAGAAACCGGTGGCCTTGAACGCCAGGAACTTGCGGAACGGCTTAAGCTTTCCGAGGAGGAGTTGAAACGAGATTTTGCAACACTCCGTCACATGGAAAAAGTAAGGGCTGAAAAAAAGGACGGATGTATAATACTCAGCCTATCGTAA
- a CDS encoding class I SAM-dependent methyltransferase, translated as MNLFPLQNQTVWKDLWQKELKNDPETKESQDHIKKWDQRAPSFDKRTVSPEAVLRKERIFSMLENAGALQAGNRILDIGSGPGNWAIPMVEMGAEVVAVEPSGGMVKILREKMAARGIHSDQLRIDQRAWQDVDVEKEGLSGQFDLVFASMSPGVRDPETLNKAMKASRKFCYLSTFSGGGWRSCYNNLWQNITGQVLESSSWDFIYPFSYVYALGYRPQIDFNVWTHDRDETIDEAVENISFFVQGAVDVTPEIREKLKAHVTSQAVDGIFHQKQTICQGVMLWQIA; from the coding sequence ATGAATTTATTTCCATTGCAAAACCAAACGGTCTGGAAAGATCTGTGGCAGAAAGAGTTAAAGAATGATCCGGAAACAAAGGAAAGCCAGGATCATATTAAAAAATGGGACCAGCGTGCCCCGAGCTTTGACAAAAGAACCGTCAGCCCGGAGGCTGTTTTACGAAAAGAGCGCATCTTTTCCATGCTGGAGAACGCGGGTGCGCTTCAGGCCGGAAACCGCATCCTTGATATCGGGTCAGGACCGGGCAACTGGGCCATTCCCATGGTGGAAATGGGGGCGGAAGTGGTGGCTGTTGAGCCTTCCGGCGGCATGGTGAAAATACTAAGGGAGAAAATGGCTGCCAGGGGCATTCATTCCGATCAACTCCGCATTGATCAGAGAGCATGGCAGGATGTGGATGTGGAAAAAGAGGGACTGTCCGGCCAGTTTGATCTGGTTTTTGCTTCCATGAGTCCGGGGGTTCGGGATCCGGAAACATTGAACAAGGCCATGAAGGCCTCCCGTAAATTCTGCTATTTAAGCACTTTTTCAGGTGGGGGGTGGCGGAGCTGTTACAATAATCTGTGGCAGAACATTACCGGACAGGTGCTTGAATCATCCTCGTGGGATTTTATCTATCCCTTCAGCTATGTTTACGCCCTGGGGTACCGCCCCCAGATCGATTTCAATGTCTGGACCCATGACCGGGATGAAACCATTGATGAAGCAGTCGAAAACATCAGCTTTTTTGTCCAGGGGGCTGTGGATGTCACTCCGGAAATCCGGGAAAAGTTGAAGGCCCATGTCACAAGCCAGGCCGTGGATGGCATTTTCCATCAGAAACAGACCATTTGCCAGGGGGTAATGCTGTGGCAGATCGCCTGA
- a CDS encoding 4Fe-4S dicluster domain-containing protein, with protein MNDLTREYMIKFYPERCIQCHGCETACKMWRGLPYGVQYRRVINLWEGSYPGVKSHGLSLSCLHCSDPACAEVCPVEAILKQAEDGRVRVDTTLCIGCRACAEACPFGVPQFGEDQVMQKCDLCVGQALAGTDPPCVATCPGRALVLEEVTLEEKKAYETFVAKALKGNG; from the coding sequence ATGAACGATTTGACACGGGAATACATGATCAAATTTTATCCTGAAAGGTGCATCCAGTGCCACGGGTGTGAAACCGCCTGCAAGATGTGGCGTGGTCTGCCCTATGGTGTCCAGTACCGCAGGGTGATCAATCTATGGGAAGGCAGCTACCCCGGGGTAAAAAGCCATGGTCTTTCCCTCTCCTGCCTGCACTGCAGCGATCCGGCCTGTGCAGAGGTATGCCCGGTGGAGGCCATTTTAAAACAGGCGGAGGACGGCCGGGTACGGGTGGATACGACCCTCTGTATCGGATGCAGGGCCTGCGCCGAAGCGTGTCCTTTTGGTGTGCCCCAGTTCGGAGAGGATCAGGTGATGCAAAAATGCGATCTCTGTGTCGGTCAGGCCCTGGCAGGCACGGATCCGCCATGCGTGGCCACCTGCCCGGGAAGGGCCCTGGTTCTGGAAGAAGTGACTCTGGAGGAAAAAAAAGCGTATGAAACCTTTGTGGCTAAAGCGCTTAAAGGGAATGGATAA
- a CDS encoding molybdopterin-containing oxidoreductase family protein, protein MNYEQAIKVAEVRGEEVVPTVCGMCGPGGPGGGCGIYAFSKNGKFLRVAGMDECPNNRGALCAKAHTAPQWVYSRDRLTHPLRRIGRKGEGKFEKISWDEAIAHIAEVLLGQKREYGPESLAILSPAKRSYSEYLQRFAVVHGTPNYGHSGICVLQRVFAFMYTVADWPLPDTANSDLIIYWGRQPIYSGPVSSAARAFLEATQRGAHIIAIKPSVEPDAGMADTWVPVRPGTDAALALAMLHVVLKEDLIDHDFVARWCYGFESLKAHVRQYSPEWAQIITGVPATQIKGVARAYATCPRAAIDVGNGLEHAPSAGDAVRAIAMLMAVTGHLDRPGTNLLKLPPPKAPGDITLKHRFTRELVDKLVAPEFPKYFQPFLEGPTSAYYRIWESVLTQTPYPVRGIIAPGTQPLASTRGTRNVLAALERLDFFVVLDVARTPEIPWADIVMPVATGYETDHPFQYGPNWLMSTNRVINPLGPYKSMFEFFLDLGKAMDYGDDFWQGDITACMDEQLAPLGVDMAGLRQHPVGLAFSSARHEYEKFDRVFQRPSTRLDKGPFLPQGKVALYNTTFEQAGYPPMPEWREPPEGITATPDLTRTYPLIFSDYHTSKNFSASWQRNVPFLRELEPDPMLHIHPDTAGTRDIKDGDWIKVTSPHGWLRVRAQLYPGIRPDTVMLLHGWWQGCEELKMADYPLTDGGANVNIMYSVDPEKAYDPMVTAMTSQTLVEVEKCRRTK, encoded by the coding sequence ATGAATTATGAACAGGCCATTAAAGTGGCAGAAGTCAGAGGAGAAGAAGTTGTCCCCACGGTGTGCGGCATGTGCGGTCCCGGCGGGCCGGGTGGGGGATGCGGTATCTACGCCTTCAGCAAAAACGGAAAATTCCTCCGTGTGGCCGGCATGGACGAATGCCCAAACAACAGGGGCGCTCTTTGTGCCAAGGCCCATACGGCACCCCAGTGGGTCTATTCCCGGGATCGGCTGACCCATCCCCTGCGGCGTATCGGCAGAAAAGGAGAGGGTAAATTCGAAAAAATCAGCTGGGATGAGGCCATCGCCCATATCGCCGAGGTTCTGCTGGGCCAGAAGCGAGAATACGGTCCCGAGTCCCTGGCCATCCTTTCCCCGGCCAAACGCTCCTACAGCGAATACCTGCAACGGTTTGCCGTTGTTCACGGAACCCCCAACTATGGGCACAGCGGCATCTGCGTGCTACAACGCGTTTTTGCCTTCATGTACACGGTGGCGGACTGGCCCCTGCCGGACACCGCCAACAGCGATCTCATTATCTACTGGGGGCGGCAGCCCATCTACTCGGGCCCGGTGTCCTCTGCGGCAAGGGCTTTTCTGGAGGCCACCCAACGGGGGGCGCACATCATTGCCATCAAGCCATCCGTGGAACCGGATGCAGGCATGGCCGATACCTGGGTACCTGTCAGGCCGGGCACAGATGCGGCCCTGGCCCTGGCCATGCTGCATGTGGTGCTCAAAGAGGACCTGATCGACCATGATTTTGTTGCCCGTTGGTGCTACGGCTTTGAGTCCCTAAAGGCGCACGTCCGGCAATATTCCCCCGAATGGGCACAAATCATCACAGGCGTACCCGCAACCCAGATCAAAGGAGTCGCCAGGGCCTATGCTACCTGTCCCAGGGCCGCCATCGACGTGGGCAACGGCCTGGAACACGCCCCTTCGGCCGGAGATGCCGTCCGGGCCATCGCCATGCTCATGGCCGTCACAGGGCACCTTGACCGGCCCGGAACCAACCTGTTGAAACTGCCGCCCCCCAAGGCCCCCGGGGACATTACCCTCAAGCACAGGTTTACCCGAGAGCTTGTGGATAAGTTGGTCGCCCCGGAGTTCCCCAAATATTTCCAGCCCTTTCTGGAAGGTCCGACTTCGGCCTACTACCGGATATGGGAAAGCGTGCTGACCCAAACCCCCTACCCGGTCCGGGGCATCATTGCTCCGGGAACCCAGCCCCTGGCCAGCACCCGGGGAACCCGTAACGTTCTGGCAGCACTTGAACGACTCGATTTTTTTGTGGTGCTGGATGTGGCCCGTACCCCGGAAATCCCCTGGGCCGATATTGTTATGCCCGTGGCCACCGGATATGAGACCGACCATCCCTTTCAATATGGCCCTAACTGGCTCATGTCCACCAATCGGGTCATCAACCCGTTGGGACCGTACAAATCCATGTTCGAATTTTTCCTGGATCTGGGTAAGGCCATGGACTATGGTGACGACTTCTGGCAGGGGGACATCACGGCCTGCATGGATGAGCAACTGGCACCTTTGGGTGTGGATATGGCAGGGCTGCGGCAGCACCCAGTCGGCCTGGCGTTTTCTTCTGCCAGGCATGAATACGAAAAATTCGACCGGGTGTTCCAGCGTCCCAGCACCCGGCTGGATAAGGGTCCCTTTTTACCCCAGGGCAAGGTGGCTCTCTACAACACCACCTTTGAACAGGCCGGCTATCCACCCATGCCCGAATGGCGGGAACCGCCGGAAGGCATTACGGCCACGCCGGATCTTACCCGAACCTATCCGCTGATTTTTTCCGATTATCATACATCCAAAAACTTCAGCGCATCCTGGCAGCGGAACGTACCCTTCCTGCGCGAACTCGAGCCCGACCCTATGCTACACATCCACCCGGACACTGCCGGTACCAGAGACATCAAGGACGGGGACTGGATCAAAGTCACCTCGCCCCATGGATGGCTCAGGGTCAGGGCACAACTGTACCCGGGCATCCGTCCGGATACGGTGATGCTTCTCCACGGCTGGTGGCAGGGATGCGAGGAGCTTAAAATGGCGGATTATCCGCTGACCGATGGTGGCGCCAACGTCAATATCATGTACAGTGTGGACCCTGAAAAAGCCTATGATCCCATGGTGACGGCCATGACCAGTCAGACGCTGGTTGAGGTGGAAAAATGCAGGAGGACGAAATGA
- a CDS encoding MFS transporter encodes MNQFKNYKDNPMYLYLVMLVMASAFGFQGWQTLFNNFAVDTIGLNSIQVGAIQSVKEIPGFLTFFAVFILLIVAEHRFAALAVLLLGLGDMMAGLFPSFGGLLVTTLILSTGYHYFETCNQSLTLQYFAGERVPIVLARLKSYTALSNITVGIFIWVISDYLSIQKIFFIIGSVVILIGLYSYTRKPVDKALPVQHKKLILRKKYWLFYVLNLLSGARRQIFMVFSVFLLVQKYHFSVAYISTLFVVNNIITYFLSPVVGRAINRYGERTMLTVEYTGLFLVFLGYALVENQYFATGMYLADNLFFSFMIAINSFFRKQADPKDIAPSMSVAFTINHLTAVILPVVGGFLWTINWRIPFFVSAGLALISLLFAQMVKTPRVHQHK; translated from the coding sequence ATGAACCAATTTAAAAATTACAAAGACAACCCAATGTATTTATACCTGGTAATGCTGGTCATGGCATCGGCATTTGGCTTCCAGGGATGGCAAACCTTATTTAATAATTTTGCCGTTGACACCATTGGGCTTAATTCCATTCAGGTCGGAGCCATCCAGTCGGTAAAGGAAATCCCAGGTTTCCTGACCTTCTTTGCCGTGTTTATCCTGTTGATCGTTGCCGAACACCGCTTTGCTGCATTGGCAGTTCTTTTGCTGGGCCTTGGCGACATGATGGCAGGATTGTTCCCCTCCTTTGGCGGGTTGCTGGTAACGACCCTGATTCTGTCCACGGGGTATCATTATTTTGAAACCTGTAATCAGTCCCTTACCCTGCAATATTTTGCCGGCGAAAGGGTTCCCATTGTTCTGGCAAGGCTGAAAAGCTATACAGCACTGTCAAATATTACCGTTGGAATATTTATATGGGTCATTTCCGACTATCTGTCCATACAGAAGATATTCTTTATTATCGGGTCGGTTGTCATCCTGATCGGTCTTTATTCTTATACAAGAAAACCGGTGGACAAAGCCCTTCCGGTGCAGCACAAGAAATTGATTTTGAGGAAAAAATACTGGCTCTTTTATGTGCTTAACCTGCTAAGCGGTGCGCGGCGGCAGATTTTTATGGTGTTCTCGGTTTTTCTTCTGGTACAAAAATACCATTTTTCAGTCGCCTACATTTCCACCCTGTTTGTGGTGAACAATATCATCACCTATTTTTTAAGCCCTGTCGTTGGAAGGGCCATTAATCGTTATGGTGAGCGCACCATGCTGACCGTTGAATATACGGGACTGTTCCTGGTGTTCCTGGGTTACGCACTGGTGGAAAACCAGTATTTTGCCACAGGGATGTACTTGGCAGACAACTTGTTTTTCAGTTTCATGATTGCCATCAATTCCTTTTTCAGGAAACAGGCCGATCCAAAAGATATTGCTCCGTCCATGTCGGTTGCTTTTACCATCAACCACCTGACCGCTGTTATCCTGCCGGTAGTGGGCGGTTTTCTGTGGACCATCAACTGGCGCATCCCGTTTTTTGTTTCAGCGGGATTGGCGCTTATTTCACTGCTGTTTGCCCAGATGGTAAAAACCCCCCGGGTTCACCAGCATAAATAA
- the tnpB gene encoding IS66 family insertion sequence element accessory protein TnpB (TnpB, as the term is used for proteins encoded by IS66 family insertion elements, is considered an accessory protein, since TnpC, encoded by a neighboring gene, is a DDE family transposase.), with the protein MPSDNIKAYLSLGYTDMRKSINGLFILVSEHMELNPFSGNLFVFCNRRQNMIKVLYWDKNGFCLWHKRLEKHFFKWATSQREIIMIGKRELSWLMDGLFIHQAEAHKPLQYSVLY; encoded by the coding sequence TTGCCTTCGGACAATATCAAGGCTTACCTGTCTCTGGGGTATACGGACATGCGCAAATCCATTAACGGATTGTTCATTCTGGTCAGTGAGCATATGGAGTTGAACCCTTTCTCCGGTAACCTGTTCGTCTTCTGCAATCGCAGGCAGAATATGATAAAGGTGCTGTATTGGGACAAAAACGGCTTCTGCTTATGGCATAAGAGGCTGGAGAAGCATTTTTTCAAATGGGCAACGTCGCAAAGGGAAATTATAATGATTGGAAAACGGGAACTTTCTTGGTTGATGGACGGACTTTTCATCCACCAGGCCGAGGCTCATAAACCGCTGCAATATTCCGTACTTTATTAA
- a CDS encoding ISAzo13-like element transposase-related protein: MCCRFQPPLCKGVIFKNIEIVNDFMAKTKTSTGLKIFTSILDKNFETGRKVADGFKKNMRIQFDEYLPQWNYVAVPMTIKIKNAD, translated from the coding sequence TTGTGCTGTCGATTTCAACCCCCCTTATGTAAAGGTGTTATTTTTAAAAATATCGAAATTGTTAATGATTTCATGGCAAAGACAAAAACATCTACGGGGTTGAAGATTTTTACGTCTATTCTTGATAAAAATTTTGAAACTGGTCGTAAAGTAGCGGACGGTTTTAAAAAAAATATGAGAATTCAGTTTGATGAATATTTGCCGCAATGGAACTATGTTGCTGTTCCTATGACAATTAAAATTAAGAATGCAGATTAA
- a CDS encoding lipid A deacylase LpxR family protein, whose translation MTGLYKKTVIGILVLLLGNQAFAGDFNIDEDRNKGIIRFEIDNDTVWDMDSNFTNGWSIQYHTPLYKGWGDVNAPGLVKWVGQHIPGLDLKESFVRNGYGLGQNMITPGDLRVAVPQDGDLPYAGTLTLSSNWQNFTCDNARTFQFTVGLLGKETGAENLQKFVHNDLDIADDPKGWDTQRKTEPILNIGYLYTRRLAYFGQYTDNWAGQLDMDANASLGNLYTSTEMGASFRFGWNMPQGFASTPAPPGVGVFQAAYLPKPAGASPHGFEVVLGGSVTALLYSVLYDGSILTSDDRDVERENFIISGILGVNYHYYERFSIHLYFAASTDLIKEEKLPAPLPGREKTHGDLSYGAFMIDFYF comes from the coding sequence ATGACAGGATTATATAAAAAAACGGTGATAGGGATACTGGTACTGCTTTTGGGAAACCAAGCCTTTGCCGGAGACTTTAATATCGACGAGGATAGGAACAAAGGCATCATCAGATTCGAAATTGATAACGACACGGTCTGGGATATGGACAGCAATTTTACCAACGGATGGAGCATTCAATACCATACCCCCCTATATAAAGGATGGGGTGATGTTAATGCCCCCGGCCTTGTCAAATGGGTGGGCCAGCACATTCCAGGTCTTGACCTAAAAGAGAGTTTCGTCCGGAACGGCTACGGCCTGGGACAGAATATGATCACTCCCGGAGATCTTCGGGTGGCGGTTCCCCAGGACGGGGACCTGCCCTATGCCGGCACCCTGACGCTGAGCAGCAATTGGCAGAATTTCACCTGTGACAACGCCCGAACCTTCCAGTTTACCGTTGGACTTCTGGGGAAAGAAACCGGGGCAGAAAATCTGCAAAAATTTGTCCATAATGACCTGGATATTGCCGATGACCCCAAAGGATGGGATACCCAGAGAAAAACAGAGCCCATCCTTAATATAGGTTACCTGTACACCCGCCGCCTGGCCTACTTTGGTCAGTATACAGACAACTGGGCTGGCCAGCTGGACATGGATGCAAATGCCTCTTTGGGCAACCTTTACACCAGTACGGAAATGGGTGCAAGCTTTCGATTTGGATGGAATATGCCCCAGGGATTTGCCTCGACACCGGCCCCTCCGGGGGTGGGTGTTTTCCAGGCTGCCTATCTGCCGAAACCGGCCGGGGCATCCCCCCACGGGTTCGAAGTAGTGCTGGGGGGCTCCGTAACGGCCCTCCTCTATTCCGTCCTCTATGACGGGAGTATTCTCACCAGTGACGATAGGGATGTTGAACGGGAAAATTTCATAATTTCGGGTATCCTGGGGGTGAATTACCATTACTATGAACGATTTTCCATCCATCTTTATTTTGCTGCGTCAACGGATCTTATAAAAGAAGAAAAATTACCGGCTCCCCTGCCGGGCCGGGAAAAGACCCACGGAGATTTGTCATACGGGGCCTTTATGATCGATTTTTACTTTTAA
- a CDS encoding alpha/beta fold hydrolase, with translation MKTYLICFCILLLALLFWYGYVLLKPMPGAFVRYLAWTITPAATVLRGSTNTGDATIHYVSYGSGPAVLLLHGGLSNRLIWFSQIPWLVAAGRQVVLPDTRGHGDSGLGSQELNYRLLASDAIHVLDKLNIQQADIIGWSDGGNTALQMGHYWPQRVKKMVVISANFNPLGLIPDALGETHTQSSGLEYWFKSWWTGAGRRLAILEKRIKRMWLTRPMITPVELKGIVLPTLVIIGEHDIISIGHAKQMAELLPHGVLEVIPGGHSTPVTHSVQLNEAIANFFGIHGPAQ, from the coding sequence ATGAAAACATATCTTATCTGTTTTTGTATTCTATTGCTTGCGTTGTTATTCTGGTACGGATATGTTTTGTTGAAACCCATGCCCGGTGCTTTTGTCCGCTATCTTGCCTGGACCATTACACCTGCCGCCACTGTATTGCGGGGAAGTACCAATACCGGGGATGCAACCATCCATTATGTCAGCTACGGCAGTGGTCCGGCAGTATTGCTCTTGCATGGAGGATTGAGCAACCGTCTAATCTGGTTTTCCCAGATTCCCTGGCTGGTAGCAGCAGGGCGGCAGGTGGTGCTGCCGGACACTCGAGGTCACGGAGATTCCGGACTTGGCTCTCAAGAATTGAACTATCGATTGCTCGCATCAGATGCGATCCATGTTCTGGACAAACTCAACATCCAGCAGGCCGATATCATTGGCTGGAGCGATGGCGGAAATACAGCATTGCAAATGGGACATTACTGGCCGCAACGGGTTAAGAAAATGGTTGTTATTAGCGCGAATTTTAATCCTTTGGGCCTTATTCCCGACGCGCTGGGCGAAACGCACACACAATCCAGCGGATTGGAATACTGGTTCAAAAGCTGGTGGACCGGTGCCGGAAGACGCCTGGCTATTCTGGAAAAACGTATTAAGAGAATGTGGCTTACCCGTCCAATGATAACGCCGGTTGAGTTAAAAGGGATTGTCCTCCCAACCCTGGTGATTATCGGCGAACATGACATCATCTCAATCGGACATGCAAAGCAGATGGCCGAACTTTTGCCGCACGGCGTCCTGGAGGTCATCCCAGGCGGCCATTCTACACCTGTAACCCATTCGGTTCAGCTAAATGAAGCGATTGCCAATTTTTTTGGAATTCATGGGCCGGCCCAATGA